In Hermetia illucens chromosome 1, iHerIll2.2.curated.20191125, whole genome shotgun sequence, one genomic interval encodes:
- the LOC119661421 gene encoding uncharacterized protein LOC119661421: MTTCRNVCGVFLPAIFLAFWAQRTLAGDSILELMNIRAIEQLLNERRMNGSQDDGGGQFIIQNDLEEDFTESTEAYRHRHRPPQYAVDYTYNGGPANRRNSNGIMIYNDSLRTSTLNSDVLADLQALRSDKILKSSKNALYVTRKEYLKKDWCKTEPLIQRIRETGCITRTIINRFCYGQCNSFYIPKSPKRKRPTGGRQSTTSLPEEFEDEDLTGAAFRSCGFCRPKKFTWMTVTLKCPSMVPQLRKKRVQRIKQCKCMPEPLS, translated from the coding sequence ATGACGACCTGTCGAAATGTCTGTGGTGTTTTCTTGCCCGCGATTTTCCTGGCTTTCTGGGCACAACGAACTCTTGCAGGTGACTCGATTTTGGAGTTGATGAACATTCGAGCTATTGAACAGTTGCTCAATGAAAGACGAATGAATGGCAGTCAAGATGATGGGGGTGGACAGTTTATAATTCAGAATGATCTGGAGGAAGACTTTACGGAGTCAACTGAAGCCTACAGACATAGGCATCGGCCTCCTCAGTATGCAGTTGATTACACATATAACGGGGGCCCCGCCAACAGGAGGAATTCCAATGGAATAATGATTTATAACGACAGCCTAAGGACGTCAACCTTGAACTCAGATGTCTTGGCTGATCTGCAGGCATTGCGGAGTGACAAGATATTGAAGTCGAGTAAGAACGCTCTGTATGTTACCAGAAAGGAATACCTGAAGAAGGATTGGTGCAAAACCGAGCCACTAATTCAACGAATTCGCGAAACTGGGTGTATCACGAGAACCATAATTAATCGGTTCTGCTATGGACAGTGTAATTCGTTTTACATTCCGAAAAGCCCAAAAAGGAAACGTCCAACTGGAGGTCGGCAATCAACAACGAGCTTGCCGGAGGAATTCGAAGACGAGGATCTTACAGGAGCTGCATTTCGGTCATGTGGATTTTGTCGACCCAAGAAATTCACGTGGATGACGGTGACGCTTAAGTGTCCTTCGATGGTACCGCAGTTGCGGAAAAAACGAGTTCAGCGAATAAAACAATGCAAGTGCATGCCAGAGCCACTCTCCTAA